In the Verrucomicrobiota bacterium genome, CCCATTTGGTGGCCCAGCGCATCTTCTCGACTTCCTCCTCGATGCTGGACGCGACGGCGCTGTTGCCGATGTTGGCGTTGATCTTCACGAGGAAGTTGCGCCCGATGATCATCGGCTCGGACTCGGGATGGTTGATGTTGTTCGGGATGATGGCGCGGCCGGCGGCGACTTCGGCGCGGACGAATTCGGGGGTGATCTCGACGGGGATGCGTTGGGGGAAGCGGCGGAAGATGCTTGGGAGATAGGAGTTGGAAGTTGGGAGTTGGGATGAGCCGATATGCTGCTTGTCCAAATCGTTTCGAACGATGTCGCGAGACAAATCTCCTATCTTCGATCTGCCATCTGCCATCTGCGTTCTTCCCATGTTCTCGCGTATGGCAATGAATTCCATCTCGGGTGTGATGATGCCCGCGCGGGCGTAGGCGAGTTGCGTGACGACCTTCCCGGATAGGGCGCGGAGGGGGCGGCGTGGTTGCGAAGGCATGCCGGGGAACTCCAGGAGACGGTTCTTCTCGGCTTTGCTCGCGTATTCGGCGTGTTGGCCGGAGAGGTAGCCGTTGTCCTGCGGCTTCACTTCGCGACCGTCAATCTCCTCCACGTCGCCGCGGGCGAGGATCCATTCGCGGCGCAACGCGGGAAGCCCTTGCTCTACGCTGCCGGTAAACGCGGGGTCGCCCCAGGGCCCGGAGCAATCATAGACGCGGACGGACTCGTTCTGGTGCAAGGTTCCGCTCATGCTCTTGGTGGGGGCGAGGGCGATCTCGCGCATGGGCACGCGTACACCGGGATGGAGGGTGCCGGAGGCGTAGATCCTGCGGCTGTTGGGCAAAGGCTCGGAACTGTGCGGCTGGATGAATGATTTGTCGGCAATCATAAAAATAGTGGCGGGAAAGGAGGGAATCTCCCTTCGCCGGCATGATCCGGATCAGGTTCAACCTTTGAACGACGGCTCAAAGGCAATGGAGTGAGGCAAGCGTGCTTCGCGCGGGCGCCCGCCGATTTCCAAGCCATTCAGTCGTGGTTCAAGGTCATGCGGGTCGGCGACGCTCGCGCGCCACCCTCTCAGCCTGGACTCGATGGTCGATTGAACCAGAGTCCGACAGGCTCCCCGGTGATGTAACAAGGGTAAGTTTGGCCCGGGTGGAGGTCAAGGTTGGTTGAACCTCCCGACTCACTTGATGCTGAAGTTACTCATCATCAAGTGAGTCGGGAGGTCTAACCGGATCATTCATACTGAGCTTGAATCCTCGACCGTTTGCCTCGTGAGGGCACGCGGCCTAAAATCGCGCCTGCCTCTGTGTTTGCAGGCCCGGTGTCCTCATCGGGCGTCCCGTGCATGAAATAGGCAGGTTAAAGCCCCAAAGCCACGGAATAGGGGCGATGACATCCGAGAGAGGACCACGAATATTCTTGGTTCTGGACACGACCTCTCCGCTTTACCCTGAGCGGGTGGAGCGTAGATTGAGCCGGATGCCGAATCGTTCAATCGCCTCCTTTCCATCGGTGCTTTCCCGACCTCCCAAGCGGCCTGGGGCGCTTGCTTCTCGAACCGCAGCGCTTTGGCTCGCCCTCCTCGTGTCCTCCTGCCAGCCTCCTCCCTCGCCGAAGCCCACCCAATCCATGAGTTCGATTCCTCCAGCCTCGCATCCCAGCCGACGTCCCAATCAACTTTCTCAAGAGAAGTCGCCCTACCTGCTGCAACACCAATTCAACCCGGTGGATTGGCTGCCATGGAGCTCCGAAGCCTTCCGCCTCGCCCGGGAATCAGGGAAGCCCCTCTTTCTCAGCATCGGTTATTCCACCTGCCACTGGTGCCACGTGATGGAACGGGAGACATTTGAAAACAAATCGATCGCCTCCTTTCTCAACGCGCATTTCATCTCGATCAAGGTGGATCGTGAAGAAAGGCCGGACGTGGACAAAATCTACATGACCTACGTTCAATCGACGCAGGGAGGCGGCGGCTGGCCTTTGAATGTTTTTCTGACTCCAGATCTCAAGCCGTTCTATGGCGGCACCTACTTCCCGCCCGAGGCCAAGCTGGGCCGGCCCGGGTTTCGGCAGTTGCTCGAACACATTCACGAAATCTGGACCGAGCGAAAGGCGGACGTTTTCGCTTCCGCGTCGCAAACGCACGCTCAACTCCAGAAATTCACCGCGAGGGAGCCGGAGGCTGGTCGTGTTCTGACGTTGCGCGAACTCGATCACGCCTTCGCCAAGTTCAAGGATGAATACGACGAAAAGCACGGAGGGTTCGGGAATGCCCCGAAGTTTCCACGACCGAGCCAGCCCGCTTTTATGCTCAGGCAGGCAGTGCGGCGCCAAGATGACCGTGCTCTCCGCATGGTGTTGCACACCTGTGAACGAATGGCGGCCGGAGGGCTGCACGACCAACTCGGCGGCGGATTTTCCCGCTACTCCGTCGATCGGAAATGGCTCGTCCCGCACTTCGAAAAGATGCTCTATGACAACGCCCAACTCGCCGGCCTCTACCTCGACGCCTACCGCGTTTCGGGCCACCCGGGTCACGCGCAAACGGTTCGCCGGCTGCTTGAATACATTCGCCGGGACATGACGCATCCGGAGGGCGGGTTCTACTCCGCGGAAGACGCCGACAGCGAAGGCAAGGAAGGCAAATTCTATTGCTGGACGCTCGATGAGATCCGGACTTTGCTCGCCCCGGAGGAAGCCGCCCTCGCCATCCGCTACTATGGCATCACCGCCGAAGGCAATTTTCACGATCATAGCGATCCCCAGGCGCTGGCGGGCCAAAACGTTCTTCACGTCGCGGACGCCCGGCTCTCCCCGGGCGAGGAACCCTTGCTCCAATCCGTCCAAGCCAAGCTCTTCTCGGCGCGCGCCAAGCGCGTTCGCCCGCATCGGGACGACAAGATCCTTTCTTCCTGGAACGGGTTGATGCTGGGAGCATGCGCCCGCGCCTACGCGATACTGGAGGAACCCGCCTATCTCGAAATGGCCCGCCGCAACCTGCGCTTTTTGCAACGCCGCCTTTGGGATCCGGATACAAAAACACTCTACCACCGCTGGCGCGAGGGGCACCGGGACGACGTTCAATTGCTCGACGCCTACGCCTTCCTCGCTTCCGGAGTCCTGGACTATTATCAAGCCACGCTGGAACCTTCGGCGCTGAGCTTCTGCGTCGAGTTGTGCGAGTCGATGTTGAAAGGATTTTTCGACGCGGCGAATGGCGGTTTTTGGCAAAGCGCCGGCCAGGCTTCCGATCTGATTCTCCGGCTCAAGGAGGACTACGACGGTGCCGAGCCGTCGGGAAACTCGGTGGCCACCGGGGTCTTGCTTCGGCTGGCCACCATCACGGAACGGCCGGATTTTCGCGAGGCCGCGGAGAAGACGCTGCGTCTGTTCGCCGACCGCCTGCAGGAACTGCCCCAGGCGGTGCCTCACCTCCTCCTCGCGCTCGATTTTTGGATCGATGTACCCCGCCGGGTGGTCGTCACCGGAAACCCCGCCGAACCGGGCACCGCGCAGCTCTTGCGGAACATCCTTCAGGTTTACCAGCCCGGCATGGTCGTGCTGGGAACCACGGGTGCCGTTGAACCCTTCGCCAAGACCCTGCCCCTGGCCGGAGCCCCGCTCGCCTATGTCTGCACCGGCCAAACCTGCCAGGCGCCGACCCGGGATCCGGCCGCGCTCCGCTCACTCCTGATCGACAGCCCCACCGGGGGCGCGAACCGCTTGAAACCTCGGGATTAACCGCGCATCCCTTCTTGGTCCCCGCCCCCCCCCTCAGGGCTCGTGACGATTTCGCTTGCGACCTCGCGGAACAATTGATGCACATATTTCTGTCATTACAGAAATGACAAGCACGAAAGGCATCTTATGAATCCTGAGAATCCAACCGTCGCGGCGGGCGACTACGTCGTTCATACCTACCTCGCCTACCTCCTCATCAGCGTCGCCCTCACGGTCTGGGTGGCGCGCATGATCCATAAGAACGGACGCATTTTTCTCGTGGACAGCTTCCTCGGGAATGAGCCCCTGGCCGATTCCGTCAATCACTTGCTCGTCGTCGGCTTCTCCTTGATCAACGTGGGCTTCGTCACCCTGGCGCTGAAATCGAATGACCCGGTGGATACCACCCGCGTTGCCGTCGAAGCGCTGAGCCTGAAGGTGGGGCGCGTCTTGTTGGTCCTCGGCGCGATGCACTTCTTCAACCTCTACGTCTTCTCGAGGATGCGAAAGCGCGCCCTGCTGAACAAGACACCTCCGCCACTTCCCACCACTCTGGGCGCCAAAATGAACCCGGTCTGAGTCCAATCCGTGCTTGCCTGTTTTGACGCTCACACCTGAAACTCAGGCGTCCCAAGCAAACTTGTCCGCCGCCATCGCTTTGCTGCCCTATGAATCCTAAACCCCACCCTGCCACACCCGATCGGCGCGCCTTTCTCAAAGCTTCCGCCCTCGGCGCCCTCTCCACAGCCCTGCTTCCATCCTCCGCCAGCGCCCAGGCCGCTCGCGACTGGACCGGTGTCATTCCAATGCGCTATCCGGATCCGGATCTGGTTTCGCTTGATCCGCGTTTCGACAAATACAAATTAGGCAACACGCCAGTCCAGCGGTTGTACCATGACCCAAACATGCTCTGGGCCGAAGGACCCGCCTGGAATGGAGTGGGCCGCTACCTGCTCTGGAGCGACATCCCCAACGACGTGCAATTGCGCTGGATCGAGGACGACGGACGCGTCACCACCTTCCGCAGTCCCGCCGGCAACAGCAACGGCAACACCTTCGACTTTGAAGGACGCCAAATCAGTTGCGAACACGGCAACCGCCGGGTCGTCCGCTACGAATACAACGGTCGCGTGACGGTCCTGGCGGACCGCTTCAACGGCAAGCCGTTCAACGCCCCGAACGACGCCATCGTGCATCCCGACGGCGGCATCTGGTTCACGGATCCGGGCTACGGCAGCATGATGAATTATGAAGGCTGGAAAGGCGCCCTCGAATTGAAGGAAGCCGTCTATCGGATCGATCCCAAGTCGGGCAAGATCGAAAAGGTCACCGACGAAATCGAAAAGCCGAATGGCCTCTGCTTTTCCCACGATTACCAGAAACTTTATGTCGCCGACACCGGAGCGCCGCGGAACATCAAGGTCTGGGACATCGCAGGCTCCACCCAACTCAAAAACGGCAAAGTCTTCGTCAACATGGCGATGCAACCCCGGTCCATCAAAGGACGAGATGGCAACTTCACGGTCGGCGGCCAGGGCGGCTCGGACGGCATTCGTTGCGACGTGGACGGCAACGTCTGGGCCTCGGCGGGATGGCACGGGGCCGGCTTCGACGGGGTCCATATCTTCGCTCCCGACGGCACGCGCATCGGCATGATTCTCCTTCCCGAAATTTGCTCCAACCTTTGCTTCGGAGGCAAAAAGCGCAACCGGCTTTTCATGACCGGCAGCTCCTCACTCTACGCCGTCTACGTGGAAACCCAGGGCGCCCATATCACTTGAGCGAACCCCTGCCTCCGCCATCTTCGTCCGCCCCGCACGCAGGTGATTCGGCGCCCCGGCGGCGGAGACCGCGCTATTCAGGGAAATACCCGAGACGATTCGAGGACAAGTACAAGGAACACCAGCCGGATCGATTCGGTGACACGGTGGCCATAGTGCTGGCCAGCGGCAAGACACCCGCTGGCACCCACCGTCCGATCATGGTCTCCGAAACGCTGGACGCGCTCCGCCCTCGTCCAGGTGAAATCTTCGTCGATGGCACGCTTGGATACGGCGGCCACGCCTTGGCCATTCTCCCGAAACTGGTGCCGGGAGGAAAACTGATCGGGATCGACGCGGACCCCATCGAGCTTCAGAAAACCGAGAGCCGATTAAGGGAACAAGCATGGAGTGAAGACCTTGCCGTCATCCGGCGCAGCAACTTTGCCGGACTTCCTCAGGTGCTGGCTGCGCTGGGCATTGAAGCGGTGGATGGACTGCTCGTGGATCTCGGCGTGTCATCAATGCAACTGGACAATCCGGCCCGGGGATTCTCCGCCAAGTTCGACGGCCCGCTCGACATGAGAATGAATCCGGCCAGAGGCTATCCCGCTTCAGCACTCCTCGCGAAGTCCTCCCCGGCCTCTCTCCAGCTTTTGTTGGAGTCGCACGCTGACGAACCGCACGCCGCCTTGCTCGCTTCCGAATTGGCTGGACGAAACTTCTCGAGCACCATGGCCTTGGCGGACGCGATCCGGACGGTTCATGTCCGAGTCTCCAAAGCGGATCAGGACGCTTCGATTCGCCGGGTATTTCAGGCACTGCGCATCGAGGTGAACGACGAGTTTTCGGCTTTGGAAACCCTGTTGCGCTTCCTGCCAGGGCTGTTGCGCCCGGGCGGTCGAGCCGCGATTTTGACCTTTCATTCGGGGGAAGACCGCCGGGTGAAGAAAGCCTTTCTTGCGGGCAAGTCCGGCGGCTGGTTCGACGACATCGCGCCAGAACCAGTCCGCCCCTCGACCGAGGAACGCCGGGACAATCCCCGTTCGACTTCGGCTAAACTTCGGTGGGCGCGGCGTTCGACTCGCCTCCCGGAGGATCCGGTTGTTTCCGTTCCCCATCCATCCCTGAAATAACCGGCACTCCGGCCAGCGTGAGGGGGCCATGGGCTCGACCGATTCATGAATCGGCTCGTGGAACGGCTTCTCCCGCTCACCGTCTGCTCACCTCAAATTTCCTTCGCCCGCGCCCGCGCCTGTCTTAACCTGCGCGCACGATGAGTCTTGAGGACCGGTTGTATCCCCTGCTCGGCCTGTACGAACGCCTTCCCGAAAGCGTTCGCCAGGGGTTGGGCTGGTGTTACCGCCGGCTCCCGGCCCGCATGCGCTGGGGACGGTCCTATCTCGATTTTCGGCGGCTGGCAGAGGAATCGGAATCCTGGAACGCGGAGGAAATCGAAGCGTACCAGATCAAACAGCTCCGGCGCACCCTGCATCACGCCATGAGCACCTGCCCCTACTATCAGAGCGCGTTCCTGCAAGCGGGCTTCAAACCCGAACATCTCCAAAATCTCCGCCAGCTTTCCATTTGTCCCACCCTCGAGAAACGCAACCTGATCGACCACCTTCCCAACCTGGTGTCGAGAGAGGTTCCAGAATCCAAACGCCTTTATATCACCACCGGAGGCTCCACCGGAGTGCCCGCCGGCTTCTATCTCGAAAAGGGTGTCAGCCGCCCCAAAGAACAGGCGTTTCTTGAAGCCATGTGGAGACGGGCGGGCTACGAGGATGGACTGAAACTCGCCGTGATCCGCGGGCACGTCACGAGTTCCGATTCCAAAGGCCGTATCGTTTCCCACGACCCAACCCGCAACTGGCTGATGCTCTCCTCCTACCATCTCATGGAGGACCGCCTGTCCGAGTACCTTGAAGCCCTCGAAACATTCCGTCCGGAAATGTTGCACGCCTATCCTTCCGCGGCCCTGCAACTGGCCGAGTTTCTTGAACGTCACGGACAATCCTGGCGCATTCCATTGCGGGCGGTGCTCTGCGGGTCGGAACGTCTGACCCTCCCTCAGAAACGCATGTTGGAGCGCGTGTTCGGCTGCCGCGTTTACCGGTGGTACGGCCATGCCGAACGCGTGGTGTTGGCCGGCGAAGGGCGAAAAAGCGAGTGGTTCCACTTTTTTCCGGCCTACGGCCTGGTCGAATTCGGCCCCCCCGACGAGGAAGGTTTGCGGGAAATCATCGGCACCTCGTTCCACAACCAGGCCATGCCTCTCATTCGATACCGAACAGGCGATCTCGCGCGACTGGCGGAGGATTCGGATTCAGTCCGGCGCGAATGGCCCTGGCCGGCCGTCGTGGAAGTGGTGGGGCGGGATCAAGAATTCCTCCTCGGCGCCCACGGGCGCAGGATCAGCCTGACGGCCTTCAATATGCACGACGACGTTTTCGACGGGCTCTATGCGGTGCAGTTCTTCCAGGAGGAGCCCGGAAAGGTGGAATTTCGCTTCGTGCCCGGCCCCCAGTTTCACCGGTCGCGCCTGGAGCGCGTCGAACAAGGCATCCGGCGCAAGCTCGGCGACGACTTTCAACTCGTGCTGCGCGAGGTCAAGGAAGTGGAGAAAACGGCGCGAGGCAAACACCGCTGGCTGGTCAGCACATTGCCGGGCGCCGGTTTACGCAGTTGACCCCAAGGGGACAAGACGGTTAATCCCACCCAGCTTTCGTGAAACAAATCGCGCAATACCAGGACGGGCGGCTCGAACTCCAGGAAGTGCCGTTGCCCGCCCTTCCTCCCGGAGGGGTGCTCGTGCGCACGACCCATTCCGTCATCAGCATCGGCACCGAGAAGATGAAGGTCGAGCAGGCTCGCATGAATCTCCTGCAAAAAGCCCGCGCCCGTCCCGATCAAGTCCGCAAGGTGCTCGACACCGCCCGCAATTTGGGATGGAAAAACGCGCTCGAAAAAGTCCGCAACCGGCTGGAGACCCCAACCCCCCTCGGCTACAGCGCAGCCGGAATCATCGAGGCGGTGGATCCACTCAACACGCGTTTTCGCGTCGGCGACCGCGTGGCTTGTGCCGGAGCGGAATGCGCCTTTCATGCCGAATGGATCGCGCTGCCCGATTTGCTGGTGGCAAAAATTCCCGACCGCGTCGAAGGCTGGCAAGCCTCCTACACCACCCTCGCGGCCATCGCCATGCAAGCTGTGCGCCAGGCCGAGCCATCCCTCGGCGACCGGTTCTTGGTCATGGGCCAGGGGCTCATCGGCTTGCTCATCACCAACCTTCTCCAGTTGGCCGGGGCGCGCGTGCTTGCCGTGGATCTTCAAGCGGCCCGCGAAAAATACGCCCGCCTCGCCGGAGCCGAACGTTTTGTCATTCCCGGCGCTCAAAATCTGCCGGATTGCGTCCGGGATTGGACCGAGGGCATGGGGGTCGATGCCGCAATCGTCTGCACCGCCACTCAAAGCAACGCCCCCATCGAGCAGTCCGCCGAAGCGCTGCGTGACCGCGGACGTCTCGTCGATGTGGGCATCACCAAGATCGAACTGCCCTGGAAGATTTTTTACGAGAAAGAGCTCGAAGTGCGTTTTTCCCGTTCCTACGGACCCGGACGCTATGATCCGTCGTATGAATGGGGCGGACACGATTACCCCGTCGGCTATGTTCGCTGGACCGAACAGCGGAATTTCGACGCGTGCCTTCATCTCATGGCGACAGGAGGCCTCAAATTGGCCGAACTGACCACGAAGCGGGCGCCGTTCGAGAATGCCCTCGAAATCTATGCCGCGCTCGGCAACCCCGGAACCGAAGACATTGGCGTGGTCCTGGAATATCGGCCCGGGAAGGCATCCCTTTCAGAGGCGAAACCGGGGGCTCCGGCGCGAAACCTGGAAACGCGAAAGGAATCGAAACTCGACTCAGCCTGTTCGGTGGTGGATGTCATCGGAGCGGGAAATTTCGCCCGCACCATGTTGCTGCCGCATCTCAAGGGCCGTGTGGAACTCGGCTGGGTGGTGAATCAAACCTCGCTCAGCGCCAACCACGTTCGGACCAAATTCGGATTCGCGTCGGCAGGCACCGATCCCGCGCAAGCTCTGAGCGCCGCGGGCCGGCGAGCGGTCTTGATCGCGACCCGTCATCATCTGCATGAACAGCATGTCGTGGCCGCGTTGACCGCTGGACGCCCCGTGTTTGTCGAAAAGCCCCTCTGCCTCACCCTGGCGGAACTGAGATCCATCGACCGGACCGTCCAGGATCGCCAAGGGCATGTCCAGGTCGGCTTCAACCGGCGCTTCGCCCCGGCCAGCCTGGAACTCCAACGCGCCCTGGCTCGTTGTCCCGGCCCGAAATCGGCAACCTTCCTCGTCAATGCCGGAAGGCTCGATCCCCAGCATTGGTACGCCCATCCGGCGGAAAGCGGCGGACGTGTTTTGGGCGAGGCCTGCCATTTCTTCGATTACCTGTGTTTTCTGCTCGGCTCGCCGGTGCGACGCGTCACCGCCCAGCCCATCGGCCCTGTCGGAGGGCGCCTGCCCTTTCCGGACAGCATCGCGGCGCAGATCGAATTTGCCGATGGATCGAGCGGCCAATTGATCTATTCGGGCGACGGAGATTCGTCCTTTCCGAAGGAGTCGCTCACCGTTTTTGCATCGGGCTTGGTGGGACGCATCGAGAATTTTCAAGAACTCACCCTCCACTCCGGACGCAAAGAGCGCCGTTTTCGCTACACATCCAAGGGCCATGCGGAGCAAATGGCCTCGTGGCTTGCCTTCCTCTCCGGGCACGCGGAGCCACCCCTGCCCTATGCGGTCGCAAGGGAGAGCATGCGACTGACCTTCGCCGCGCTGGAATCCATCCGATCCTCGGCCCCCGTCGAAATGGATCGCTTCGAGGCTTAGCATGGCCGGCGAACGGCTCTCCTGGTACTGGCACCGACTGCGCGCGATGAGCGCCGCGGAATGGAAGGGCCACGCGGCCAAAAAGTACGCTCAATGGATGGACGCATGGCGTGGAGATCCCGGCCCCTTCCCGCCCGGCCCTCGCCAACCCGGCAGTTTTCCCCAATTGCCTGACCGCGCCCGAATGCCATCCACGCTCCTGGACTCCCTCTCCCATGACTGGCCTTTGCTGGCACGAGGCCAATGGACAGCCTTCGGACATCTCCCGCTTCGGGTTTCCATTCCACCGGACTGGCACAAGGATTACAGGGTCAACGCGAGTTTCGAATCGCGGAGGCCCGCCGCCCGATTGAATCATCGCCAACTTCCGCTGGGAGCGGACATCAAGCTCATTTGGGAACTCAGCCGCTGGAGCCCGCTCGTTCGCCTGGCTCAGGCGGCCTGGGCACTCCAAGATCCCATACCGGCGGAACTCGTCCTCCGTCTGCTCGAAGACTGGCTGAGCAAAAACCCGCCCTATCGAGGCTGGAACTGGACCAGCGCCCTGGAGGCGGGCATTCGCCTGATGCAACACGCCTGGATCGAATCGCTCCTGGAACCTCTTGTTCCGAAGCACGCCAGACGGCTCGAAAACATCTCGGGACAATTCCTTCCCGCCCACCTCGCCTTTGTGTGGCGACACCGGTCCT is a window encoding:
- a CDS encoding phenylacetate--CoA ligase family protein; its protein translation is MSLEDRLYPLLGLYERLPESVRQGLGWCYRRLPARMRWGRSYLDFRRLAEESESWNAEEIEAYQIKQLRRTLHHAMSTCPYYQSAFLQAGFKPEHLQNLRQLSICPTLEKRNLIDHLPNLVSREVPESKRLYITTGGSTGVPAGFYLEKGVSRPKEQAFLEAMWRRAGYEDGLKLAVIRGHVTSSDSKGRIVSHDPTRNWLMLSSYHLMEDRLSEYLEALETFRPEMLHAYPSAALQLAEFLERHGQSWRIPLRAVLCGSERLTLPQKRMLERVFGCRVYRWYGHAERVVLAGEGRKSEWFHFFPAYGLVEFGPPDEEGLREIIGTSFHNQAMPLIRYRTGDLARLAEDSDSVRREWPWPAVVEVVGRDQEFLLGAHGRRISLTAFNMHDDVFDGLYAVQFFQEEPGKVEFRFVPGPQFHRSRLERVEQGIRRKLGDDFQLVLREVKEVEKTARGKHRWLVSTLPGAGLRS
- a CDS encoding thioredoxin domain-containing protein, translated to MSSIPPASHPSRRPNQLSQEKSPYLLQHQFNPVDWLPWSSEAFRLARESGKPLFLSIGYSTCHWCHVMERETFENKSIASFLNAHFISIKVDREERPDVDKIYMTYVQSTQGGGGWPLNVFLTPDLKPFYGGTYFPPEAKLGRPGFRQLLEHIHEIWTERKADVFASASQTHAQLQKFTAREPEAGRVLTLRELDHAFAKFKDEYDEKHGGFGNAPKFPRPSQPAFMLRQAVRRQDDRALRMVLHTCERMAAGGLHDQLGGGFSRYSVDRKWLVPHFEKMLYDNAQLAGLYLDAYRVSGHPGHAQTVRRLLEYIRRDMTHPEGGFYSAEDADSEGKEGKFYCWTLDEIRTLLAPEEAALAIRYYGITAEGNFHDHSDPQALAGQNVLHVADARLSPGEEPLLQSVQAKLFSARAKRVRPHRDDKILSSWNGLMLGACARAYAILEEPAYLEMARRNLRFLQRRLWDPDTKTLYHRWREGHRDDVQLLDAYAFLASGVLDYYQATLEPSALSFCVELCESMLKGFFDAANGGFWQSAGQASDLILRLKEDYDGAEPSGNSVATGVLLRLATITERPDFREAAEKTLRLFADRLQELPQAVPHLLLALDFWIDVPRRVVVTGNPAEPGTAQLLRNILQVYQPGMVVLGTTGAVEPFAKTLPLAGAPLAYVCTGQTCQAPTRDPAALRSLLIDSPTGGANRLKPRD
- the rsmH gene encoding 16S rRNA (cytosine(1402)-N(4))-methyltransferase RsmH: MPPPSSSAPHAGDSAPRRRRPRYSGKYPRRFEDKYKEHQPDRFGDTVAIVLASGKTPAGTHRPIMVSETLDALRPRPGEIFVDGTLGYGGHALAILPKLVPGGKLIGIDADPIELQKTESRLREQAWSEDLAVIRRSNFAGLPQVLAALGIEAVDGLLVDLGVSSMQLDNPARGFSAKFDGPLDMRMNPARGYPASALLAKSSPASLQLLLESHADEPHAALLASELAGRNFSSTMALADAIRTVHVRVSKADQDASIRRVFQALRIEVNDEFSALETLLRFLPGLLRPGGRAAILTFHSGEDRRVKKAFLAGKSGGWFDDIAPEPVRPSTEERRDNPRSTSAKLRWARRSTRLPEDPVVSVPHPSLK
- a CDS encoding phosphomethylpyrimidine synthase; amino-acid sequence: MIADKSFIQPHSSEPLPNSRRIYASGTLHPGVRVPMREIALAPTKSMSGTLHQNESVRVYDCSGPWGDPAFTGSVEQGLPALRREWILARGDVEEIDGREVKPQDNGYLSGQHAEYASKAEKNRLLEFPGMPSQPRRPLRALSGKVVTQLAYARAGIITPEMEFIAIRENMGRTQMADGRSKIGDLSRDIVRNDLDKQHIGSSQLPTSNSYLPSIFRRFPQRIPVEITPEFVRAEVAAGRAIIPNNINHPESEPMIIGRNFLVKINANIGNSAVASSIEEEVEKMRWATKW
- a CDS encoding SMP-30/gluconolactonase/LRE family protein — encoded protein: MNPKPHPATPDRRAFLKASALGALSTALLPSSASAQAARDWTGVIPMRYPDPDLVSLDPRFDKYKLGNTPVQRLYHDPNMLWAEGPAWNGVGRYLLWSDIPNDVQLRWIEDDGRVTTFRSPAGNSNGNTFDFEGRQISCEHGNRRVVRYEYNGRVTVLADRFNGKPFNAPNDAIVHPDGGIWFTDPGYGSMMNYEGWKGALELKEAVYRIDPKSGKIEKVTDEIEKPNGLCFSHDYQKLYVADTGAPRNIKVWDIAGSTQLKNGKVFVNMAMQPRSIKGRDGNFTVGGQGGSDGIRCDVDGNVWASAGWHGAGFDGVHIFAPDGTRIGMILLPEICSNLCFGGKKRNRLFMTGSSSLYAVYVETQGAHIT
- a CDS encoding zinc-binding dehydrogenase: MKQIAQYQDGRLELQEVPLPALPPGGVLVRTTHSVISIGTEKMKVEQARMNLLQKARARPDQVRKVLDTARNLGWKNALEKVRNRLETPTPLGYSAAGIIEAVDPLNTRFRVGDRVACAGAECAFHAEWIALPDLLVAKIPDRVEGWQASYTTLAAIAMQAVRQAEPSLGDRFLVMGQGLIGLLITNLLQLAGARVLAVDLQAAREKYARLAGAERFVIPGAQNLPDCVRDWTEGMGVDAAIVCTATQSNAPIEQSAEALRDRGRLVDVGITKIELPWKIFYEKELEVRFSRSYGPGRYDPSYEWGGHDYPVGYVRWTEQRNFDACLHLMATGGLKLAELTTKRAPFENALEIYAALGNPGTEDIGVVLEYRPGKASLSEAKPGAPARNLETRKESKLDSACSVVDVIGAGNFARTMLLPHLKGRVELGWVVNQTSLSANHVRTKFGFASAGTDPAQALSAAGRRAVLIATRHHLHEQHVVAALTAGRPVFVEKPLCLTLAELRSIDRTVQDRQGHVQVGFNRRFAPASLELQRALARCPGPKSATFLVNAGRLDPQHWYAHPAESGGRVLGEACHFFDYLCFLLGSPVRRVTAQPIGPVGGRLPFPDSIAAQIEFADGSSGQLIYSGDGDSSFPKESLTVFASGLVGRIENFQELTLHSGRKERRFRYTSKGHAEQMASWLAFLSGHAEPPLPYAVARESMRLTFAALESIRSSAPVEMDRFEA